A window from Cellulomonas sp. C5510 encodes these proteins:
- a CDS encoding SDR family oxidoreductase, with product MADQYTFQDPIAQYRMPAPPAQSQDGPGLDADLRPQADHGEDTYRGTGRLAGRKAVVTGGDSGIGRAVAIAFAREGADLVLSYLPEEQEDAEHVAAVAREAGRTVVLAPGDVADEAYSRSLVRTALEELGGLDVLAVIAGRQQHVEDLADLTSESFDQTFRTNVHALFWLVQEAVPHLPRGASIITTSSIQAYEPSPILVDYATTKAAINTMSKALAQQLAPRGIRVNVVAPGPIWTPLQTAGGQPPEALPDFGSQTPFGRAGQPAELAPAYVFLASPESGYVSGETLNVNGGMPTP from the coding sequence ATGGCCGACCAGTACACGTTCCAGGACCCGATCGCCCAGTACCGGATGCCCGCGCCGCCCGCGCAGAGCCAGGACGGTCCCGGGCTCGACGCGGACCTGCGGCCGCAGGCCGACCACGGTGAGGACACCTACCGCGGCACGGGCCGCCTGGCGGGCCGCAAGGCCGTGGTCACCGGCGGGGACTCCGGCATCGGCCGCGCCGTGGCGATCGCGTTCGCGCGGGAGGGCGCGGACCTGGTGCTGTCCTACCTGCCGGAGGAGCAGGAGGACGCCGAGCACGTCGCCGCCGTGGCACGTGAGGCCGGCCGGACCGTCGTGCTCGCGCCCGGCGACGTCGCCGACGAGGCGTACAGCCGGTCGCTGGTGCGGACCGCGCTCGAGGAGCTCGGGGGGTTGGACGTCCTCGCCGTGATCGCGGGACGGCAGCAGCACGTCGAGGACCTCGCGGACCTGACGTCCGAGTCGTTCGACCAGACGTTCCGGACCAACGTCCACGCGCTGTTCTGGCTGGTGCAGGAAGCGGTGCCGCACCTGCCGCGCGGCGCGAGCATCATCACCACGTCGTCGATCCAGGCGTACGAGCCGTCGCCGATCCTCGTGGACTACGCGACCACCAAGGCCGCGATCAACACGATGTCGAAGGCGCTGGCGCAGCAGCTCGCGCCGCGGGGCATCCGCGTCAACGTCGTCGCGCCCGGGCCGATCTGGACGCCGCTGCAGACCGCCGGCGGCCAGCCGCCCGAGGCGCTGCCGGACTTCGGGTCGCAGACGCCGTTCGGACGGGCGGGGCAGCCGGCCGAGCTCGCGCCGGCGTACGTGTTCCTGGCCTCCCCGGAGTCGGGTTACGTGAGCGGCGAGACGCTCAACGTCAACGGCGGGATGCCGACGCCGTGA
- the dcd gene encoding dCTP deaminase → MLLSDRDISAELDSGRVLLDPYDPAMVQPSSVDVRLDRYFRLFDNHKYPVIDPAAEQPDLTRLVEVEGDEPFVLHPGEFVLGSTYEQVTLPDDIAARLEGKSSLGRLGLLTHSTAGFIDPGFSGHVTLELSNVATLPITLWPGMKIGQLCFFRLSSPALRPYGQGAAGSRYQGQRGPTASRSWQGFHRTDV, encoded by the coding sequence GTGCTGCTCTCCGACCGCGACATCTCCGCCGAGCTCGACTCCGGACGGGTCCTGCTCGACCCGTACGACCCGGCGATGGTCCAGCCGTCCAGCGTCGACGTGCGGCTCGACCGGTACTTCCGGCTGTTCGACAACCACAAGTACCCCGTCATCGACCCCGCGGCGGAGCAGCCGGACCTCACGCGGCTGGTCGAGGTCGAGGGGGACGAGCCCTTCGTCCTGCACCCCGGGGAGTTCGTGCTGGGCTCGACGTACGAGCAGGTCACGCTGCCCGACGACATCGCCGCGCGCCTCGAGGGCAAGTCGTCGCTCGGACGGCTCGGCCTCCTGACGCACTCGACGGCCGGGTTCATCGACCCCGGCTTCTCGGGCCACGTCACCCTCGAGCTGTCGAACGTCGCGACGCTGCCGATCACGCTGTGGCCGGGCATGAAGATCGGCCAGCTGTGCTTCTTCCGGCTGTCGTCGCCCGCGCTGCGACCGTACGGCCAGGGCGCCGCGGGGTCGCGGTACCAGGGTCAGCGCGGTCCGACGGCGTCCCGGTCGTGGCAGGGCTTCCACCGGACGGACGTCTGA